Within the Gemmatimonadota bacterium genome, the region GACAATTTGCCGATTTGTGCTTATCTTTTGTTTAGTAGTCCGGGGATGCTTTCGGAAAGGGGGTAGAATATGGTCCTGATTTACCGCGGATTCGAAGGCAACAGGGTGTTCAAGTGGTGCCGGGGAAACTCGGACCGGGTCAGCGTGATGTTTCCGGCGAAGCCCTTCTACAACCGGTGCATCAGCCGGGTGCTGGACGAAACGCGCGCCGGAAAATCCGTCCTGGCCTGGGGAGATCCCGAAGGCCTGTCCCGCCTGGGAATGGCCCTCAACGAGCGGCACATTCCGACCACGCCCTTCGGTGACGGAATCACCATGCACTGATCGCGCCTGGCCGAAAACGACTGTCGGAATTCGAAACGGCACTTTGCCTGCTGGTCAAAATTCCAGGCCCAGCTGCAGGGTGTATTTGTTCGTGTTCTCGCCGCTGCCGCCCCTGGCTGTTCCGTATTCCCTGTCGTGGATCCATTCAAACGTGCTGAAGAGCGTGTCCTTCCACAAGTCGACGGTGACTACGGACAGGTAGCGAATCGACGGTATGCCGAGTCCCGCCGCCTCTGAGGTGCCCTGGTACCCCAGCGTGAGTTCTCCTCCCCTTCCCACCAGTTCGAATCCATAACCGGCCTCAAGGGACCAGGCCGCCGGACGGGCACCCCGGCCATCGAACGCCAGCACACCGGGTGCGTATCGATCCTGGGAGATCATGTACTCGGCGGAGAATGCAACGCCGCTGTAGTGAATGGCTGCAGCCACCGACCATCCGGGCACCCGTTCATCGCTGCCGGTGGGTAGGCCGACGTGGTCGGAGCCATGGTCGTCGCTTTCATGTCCGAACAATTCTTCCTGAAATCCCGCCAGCGTGCCCAGGTCATCGATGTACGAAAGGTTGAAGGCGATTTCGTCTTCTTCGTCCACGTGCTTTTTGTATCCCACCGCGGCGCCGAAACCGGACCGGGGTTCATCCGAGCGTGCATCGTCTCCATAGTACCCGTAGACGCTGCCCAGAAACTCGCCAAGGGAAACGCCCAGCAACAGGGACTTCTCCCTTTTGGATCCGAACTCGAACGACAGCGGATCGATAATCGCACCGGTCTCGAAGGGACCGATACTGGCATCGTGCGCCGCATGGACTTCGGCCAGTTCGAACATGGTGAAAGGAAGGAATTGCACCCCGCCCTTGAGCCACCAGCTGCCGTCCGGCGGTCCGACGATGATCGTA harbors:
- a CDS encoding LbtU family siderophore porin gives rise to the protein METSPLKGTAKILVAFAMMLPAVLCIGFASAQETDEKPGEESFLRFIEIGGVAEFTVSRKQSSEGETSTSTAAEQLEMGVGIEPHPWIGSEFGWIHEHEEDHGEEEEGHELGIFTGTIIVGPPDGSWWLKGGVQFLPFTMFELAEVHAAHDASIGPFETGAIIDPLSFEFGSKREKSLLLGVSLGEFLGSVYGYYGDDARSDEPRSGFGAAVGYKKHVDEEDEIAFNLSYIDDLGTLAGFQEELFGHESDDHGSDHVGLPTGSDERVPGWSVAAAIHYSGVAFSAEYMISQDRYAPGVLAFDGRGARPAAWSLEAGYGFELVGRGGELTLGYQGTSEAAGLGIPSIRYLSVVTVDLWKDTLFSTFEWIHDREYGTARGGSGENTNKYTLQLGLEF